The segment CTTTAGAAATCCTTCCACACAAAGAAACAGAAGGGACGACAAATGGCTGGGTCATTAAGAATGAAAACAGCGAAAAAGATGAAATTAATATTTTCTTTATGGGAACAGCAGGTGCACCTCTCTTTGGTGGCCATACCGATATATATGAGGGAGGAGACGTTCTTTGTAATTTAGCAATGCAAAAAGCATTAGAAGAAAATAAACAGGTGATGCTGATACGAGGTGTTGGTACTGCAAAAATGTCACCCAACCAACCACTAGAATATTTAGAAAACCCATTTTCCAAAGCAGAAGATTCATTGGAAATGGTTTCTGATCTCAGTATAAAGAAAGGCAAAACAGAAGGCGGTGCTGCGGGAAATATTTTAGGATCTGGGCTCGAAAAACGAATTAGTGTTGCCATGGAAAAATATTATATTCCCCAATTAATTGAAATGATTCAAGCCAATCAACATGAAATCAAAGTAAATATTACTGGTCATAGTCGTGGCGCAATTACCACTTTTGCTATGGCAGACTGTATTGATAAATGGACTCATTCTTTAACTGAATTGAATGACGAAGCAATACAAGCGCTTGGCTCTAAGATCAATCAACAAAATGATCAAATGGAAGTCGAACAAATAGTGCTCGCATTAAAAAAGCTCAAGGAAGGAAAAATCAACATTAATATGAGGCTCGTTGCCTATGATCCTGTAGAAGGACGAACGGGGCTTGGAAACATCAAAACAAGCAAATTAGCGGCAAATTGGACGGCAGATTTTGATTTACCAATTTATGGTCAAAATATCAAATTTTCTTACTCAAAAATGCCAAAATCAGTCAAAGACCTAAAAGTGATTTTAGCACATGCGGAATACAGAGAAGCATTTCAACCTACAATCCCAACGCTTGATGAAAATACCAACACAGAATTTTCTGTGGTAATAGGTGGTCATGGTACCATGAAAGGCAACCTAAGCGATCATAGCAATACTGGACAGGATTCATATCCCATTGCAAAAGAACAAAAATTTATTCGGGAAGCCGGAAGAGCCTCCATTGATTTGGGACGAGTTGATGTAATCCCTTCTTTATTTCAACAATACCCACCATTTCTATCGGTAACCCTGTTTAACATCTTTTCAGCGAATGACGCGCAAGGTTATATCCGAACCAAAAATAGACTCATCAAAACAATACCTGATTATGACTATAATAAATACAATTCTATATTCCATAAAATAAATCAACGCATGGATCTTTCTAAGCAAGAATGGGAAGACGTAGATAGTCTTTTTCAACAGTGTAAACAGGCAATGCGTCAAGACCAAGACCTATGCAAACAACTCTATTTTGATTTGACTAGAGATGTTCATGAGATTTATCTCAACCCGAAAGACGATGAAAAATTAATGTTACTTGGACGTTGGTTTCATGAAATGAAAAACGACACCACCGATGCAGGTATAAAATTACTCAAAACCGACCCTACACTGCCCAGAAAAATATGGCATAGAAATGAGCATGAGCAAATGGGTCTGGAACCCTTAACAAGAACCTTTCCAGCAAGTAAATATGAACCAGCATCCCTCATGTTTTATCCAAATAATTGTCAAGTGGGTGGGGTTTACCAAACGGATGATGGTTTTATTAACCAACAATATACCAATCCATATCTATTTAATTTGGAAAATATATTTACTGACGAGGAAAAAGCGACACTGACTTTAGAGCAATTAAGTAATTTAGAAAAATTAGCATTAGATTTTAATGTGCTAAATAAGATAGGACTCCAATTCAACACAAAACAAACAGAAGAGCGTTATTCGCACCATGCCAATCATTTTATTGATCAGGTAACCTCATCAAAGCTTCCAGAGCACATGAAGATAGCCATGCTTGGGACATTGAGCATGAAAGACAAATATCAATATAAGAAAGGAAGCTCTTTTGAATTTGATAAAACGGTGGCTAATTATTGTGCAGAATATCAGATAAATAAAATGTATGATCTTCTAATGTACTATCCCACACAACCAGGCGCTACTTCGAAACAATATCGTGAAATTATTAAAAGCGCAAAAAAGCTTTGTAGTCAATTAGAAAATTATAACTCCGCAAAACTCAGAAGTTGTCAAAAGCTATGTAGCAATGAAAGCACGAAACAATATATTCAGCTTGATCGTCAAATCCAAAAATATAAAAAAGCGATTGCGGATTATCATGATCCAGCAGATTCTAAATTAAAATCTAAAATGAGTAGCGTTTCGAAAGGTTCTCTTGCGATCGGCGCCGCTGGCGTGGGAGCCACAGCAGCTGTAGCTGCACCACGTCCTGGTTCAATTGCCACTGGTTCCTTAGTTGCAGCAACTGCATTGTATAGTGCCTATATTAGCAGCACTTCAAATCCAATGATTTTTGATATTGATTCCAATTTAAGAAGACTCGAGCAAAATTTAAGCTATTTGTCTCTTGTGGATCATGAAGCATTAAAAGAAATAGAAAATGAACTCACGCAAATAAAAACAACTATCGATAATATATCTAGCAGAGGCCCCGGATATTGGATTGGATCTGAAGCGCGTTCTAAAAGGCTTCTGACTCAAGCCCATTTAAGCAATATAGATCGCTTCAAACACCTAAATAAGAAATTACGCGCTCCTATTGATGAGAAAGCAATAACCGATCTTATATCAGAAGAACGTGATCCTTCTAAAAAATCCCAAATGCTTTCTTTAATTCTTGATAAATTAAGTACGGAAATGCGGGAAGATCTTAGTCAATGCTTTATAAATGCAATCAAAGCAGTTGATTCAGAAATCTGCTGCATTCAGGACGAAAATGGAAATGCATTATTACATTTCTTAGTTCATAATAATAAATTTGATCTATTAGAACAAATCCACAACGATCCAGCAATGACTGAGCGATTTGGTACGATCGGCGTTGCAAATTACATTTCAGGAAGTTGGAAAGGAATCTCTGCCAAATTTAGAAATTCCTACAACATGGAGAACAAAGAGGGCTTAACGCCCATAATGCTAGCGGTATTTACTTCAACGGCAGATAATCTTGAAAGCAATAAAAAGATAATTGATTTGCTGTCTCATAAAACAGTAATGGATTTAAAGGCGCAAGAAAAGGAATGCTATTTGAAAATGGCAGAACAAGTAGCAAGCGAAGATATCGAATCGGCTTTCAGCACATATAATAATTATATAAAAAGTAATTCAGGGATGTTTACTACCGCAAGCCTGAACGGTTTCAATTCTCAATATTGGGAATCAATGATGAGAAAAGGAGCGAGTGAAGAAATAAACCCACGACCATAAAGAAAGTAAGATCCGGATAGAAAACTGTAAATTTAACAAAAGTCTTGATGAGCGTAGCGTCTATTCTCTTTTTGATTCAAAAGAGAGTACAGGCGCTTCGCGCCACAGGAGACAATCTAGGACAGCCATTTAAGTTCCATTATTTTCGTGCAATTCCCCCAGCCCCCATCTATCACACGGAACTTTATTGCGTTTTTTGATCTCATTTAGAAATAATGTAAAGTAATATAATCGTGTAAATACGCTGAGGTATGTTTATGGTAAAGAGATCAACATCTTTTGATTTTTTGGCATCACAACGCTTCTATTTACCAGAAATAAATCTTGTGCAGTATCGAAATATACTGGCCACTTTGTTTGGGCTTAACGATCAACAAATTTCTATTAACACCGCTAATGATAATTTAGGAAATATATACAGGCAAATTATTCTGGAAAGAGAAGCTTATGCACGTTATTTAAAACAATTAGTGGTCCCTACACGGTCTCTCACTCAAATAGATGAAGCACAGCTCAATCAAAAATACTTTGAGCGTATTAAAATATTTAACGAAAACTTAAGTTTCGTGAGTGCACAAGAGGTATTAGAAGCAGACATGCTATTAATGTTTGCACATTTTTTTCGTCTACAAGAGATAAGAAAAGATGCACTGATCCAGAAATCAGCTGATGCAGAATTAAAAGAGCAACAATACACGAATCAAGCCAAATATCTCATTGAAGCACCCGGCTCTGACACAACAGCAGAGGAAGCGCTTGCTGCATTAGAGCGTAATTTTATAAAAGAAATAACCAACATTAACCGTGAAATTGAACAAACAAAAATCAAGTTGCAAGAAATAAGTATACGAAAAAATCAATTAGAAAAAGCCATACAAACCCAAACAAGAAAAGCAAATGAATTAACTGATCAAATTCAAAGCCATGAGCATAAAATTGCGGACGTACAATCCAAAACCGATCTCGCCATTCAAAGGCATATGCGCATTGTGCGTATGATTGATGAGAAAAAAGAGAGTAAACGGCAAGAAGAAGCAAAACTAAATGCTGTAAAAGACAAGAAAATACAAGCACAAGCAAAAATAACAAAGCTAAATGAAGAAATTCAATCACATGAAGCGCTTGCAGAGAGCAAAGCGCAAGAAATGTCACTCTTATCAAAGAAACTGCATGACCCAACACTCAGTGAAGCTGAAAAGCAACAATTGAATACAGCTTATCATGAAGCAGAAACGGAAAATTTCATTCATAGCATGTATGCTTTCTCCACCTATCAAGACAATGACGAGCTTGAAGATATTAGCAAACAATTATCTAAAGAAGAATCAGTTCTTGAAGAACATATACATTTACTCAAAAGAGAAATCAAAGATCTTAAGAAACAACTTTTTGAAACAGAAACAGTTATCAAAGAGCTAAATGCTAAAAAGACGCTTCTTGTTGAAGAACATAAAAAACTATTGTCTACCCATCAAACAGAAGAAAGCAAGCTCAAAGAAATTATTTCAAAATATAAAAACTTACAACAACAAGAAGAATTACATTACAACAACATGGAAAATTTAAATAAGTTAAAAACTTATCACGAAACAGAACTTGTTTTAAGTAGCACGCTCATCGCCATCGCTGAGAAAAAACCAATTTTGATCAATGTTTTAAATACAAGCAAACAAGCGCATGAAAAATCACTGGACGCAATTGAGAGCATGGAAATGGCAATTGCAAAACACACACAGACCATTGCTCAAAAACAACAATTACTGAGTGAAGAAAAGCCGGGTAGCAAACGCTATAAGAAATTACAATCAGAGATTGCAAAAGCAACACACTCACTTGCCAATATGCGTACCAAATTACAACAGCAACAAGCAAAAGAAACTGCCCTAAAAAATAAAGTCGATGAAGCACAACAAGAAGTGGATCAGGCAAATAAAACACATCAGGATATTATGCATAGCTTAGAAAATATAAAAGCAGAAATCCATAATTTGCGCCAAAGTGTTCAAAGCAACAAAGAGCAAGCCCAACACCTCGCACAGAAAAAAAGCGCCCACACACCCAACGAATATCGCAGCCATACAACTCAGTATACCACCTTGAATCCAAATAATGCGCTACGCGCTCAGACATCCCCTCTAAAACCCTCTAAATATCCAACGGAACCAAGCGTGACGAAACCGCGAAAATCATAAAAAATATTGGTATAATTGGATATTGCTCAATCTTTTTGTTTAGATTACTAACATAACAAAGGATGCAAAGATCGATGGCACAGAACTGTTTATTTTGCGATATGGCAACTGGAAAATTAGCGACGAACAAAGTATATGAAGATGATCATATTTTTGTCATAAACGACATTCGCCCCAAAGCACGTGTACATTTGCTTGTCATACCTAAAATTCATATTGCCAGTTTATTAGAAGTCCAAGAAGAACATAGCGATCTGATGGGATATATCATGACTTCTCTCAAAAATTTTGCAAAAGAGCAAAATATCGATGCCTTCAGAACAGTGATAAATGCAGGCGCAGACAGTGGACAAGAAATTTTTCATTTGCATTTCCATTTGTTAGGTGGCGGTGCATTACCTAAATTTTAGAACGCATAATTATCTTTTAACAAGGCTAAAAAAGAAAAGAGGTTTAACATGGGTATTAGTGGCATCAGCCCCGGATCATTATTATTGATTTTATTAATTGTGGTTTTACTCTTTGGCACCAAAAAATTACGCACACTCGGTGAAGATTTTGGCAAAGCGCTACAAGGCTTCAAAAAAGGCCTAAACGAAAGTGACAAGCCCGATACAGAACAGTAGGTCAATCATGGGACAAATTGGATTCGGAGAGATTTTGATTATTGTCATTGTTGCTATCTGTGTGCTAAAACCGGATCAGCTACAAAGTATTTCCTTTATGCTTGGCAAATTATGGGGCAAAACGAACAAACAGCTTAAAACGCTCAAAGCCGAATTAAAGCAAACCATTGATCCCCCCGCACCATAAGCACATGATAAACGCAGATACCTTAAATCATATCATAGAACTCAAAAAAAGATTGCTTTCTTCAGTCTTGGTTTTTGGTGTCGCTTTCTTAGCTATTTTTGTATTTTGTCGCCCTCTTTTCGATCTGTTAACACAGCCAATCTTAAAGTTCTTACCTAATTCCTATCAAATCATTAGCACCCAGATCATGACACCTTTTACGGTGCTCATGAAATTTTCGGTCTTTCTTGCTTTGATAATCGTTATCCCTTACTTACTTTTTCAACTATGGTCATTTATTGCGCCAGGCCTGTATCAACATGAAAAGAAAATCTTTTTCCCGCTGTTGCTCTTAAGTACGATATTATTTTACATGGGTGGTCTTTTTGCTTTCTTTGTTGTATGCCCTTTAGCACTCAATTTTTTCTATCATTTCGCGCCCTCAGATATTAAAGTAATGACCGATTTAGGTGCTTATTTTGGCTTTATCAGTAATTTAATGCTGATCTTTGCTTTTAGCTTTCAAATTCCTATTGTGATTTTTTCACTACTTTATTTCAATCTCATCTCCATAGAACAATATGTACAAAAACGTCCCTATATTATTGTTGGCTGTTTTGTTATTGGCATGCTCTTAACCCCCCCAGATGTCATATCACAAATCTTACTAGCCGTTCCTTTGCTCATATTGTTTGAATTGGGAGCCTGGTTAAGCAAAATCTTCAAAACAACGAAAGTAGTCGCTCAATAATTCTCACTAACGTGTAATATCTTGTATTCTTCAGCATTGATGAAAAACATGTTCCTCTTTCTATCGACATTCTATTCAAATCGATTGTATACCCTTCACTGATGAATCTTACCCGCAAAGCTCTTTAAACACTGTTTTTAATCCTAATAGACCAATCACCTATCATTAGGAAAATTAATTATTCAGGAAACTTTTTCATTTTGGTCTCTGTCCCACCTGTAATCGTCTGGCAATTCACTCCCAAGTGAATCTAAGGCTGTACCAAGAATAATGATTTAAGCTACATCATATTATTGAGGTGTATAATGCTGGGACCCAAACAAGAAGAAACGCTCTCTCAAGAATCTCGCCCTGAAGAAATAAAGATCCATTTAGGCTTCATGCCAGAAGAAGTAGCTTCTGTTTTAAAACCCATCATCAATACACGTATGGGTACCGATGCTGCTGTTTCAACGATGGATACGGGAGAGTCTATTCTCATTATTTCTAGAGGGAAAATTACAGACGAGTTATTTGAACAATTTGTCAGTAATTTTGGAATCGAACAGTATTCTGAAAATGCTTCCACACTTACGGCTAACCCTGGCGCAGAGGGCATCTGTGAACGTATTGCTCACAGCTTGGCAAGTTATATTCAGGGTGCAGATATTACTGCAACAGAAATCGTGGGTGCTAAATATAAGATGCGTGATTTCATGCACGATGGAAAACCTGAACTCTCCGTGGCCAGAATTGGTACCGGCCCTATCACACAAATTTGCTTACAACTACCTGAAATGGGATTACAAGGCGATCTAGCGGCTGTGTATACCATGGGCATGATGGATGCGATTGGCAAACATGCATTAGATCCAACCACGCCTGTTACTGTTTCCTCTTATGGTGGTGGTGGCTCAGCAAGTGAGCAATTAACGCCTGGCCAACTTAACAATTGTAATGCAGTATTGAGCTTAAGAACCCATATTGATTTATTACCACAAGTAAAAAATTTGATCACTGCCTTGAATGCGCGCTCCGATATAGATACCACGGATGAGATGGCGCAATTGCAAAGAATACAGACAGAAATAGAGACACAAAGTACATCTTACAATCACAACCACACCCAAAACAATTTAATTAAAATTCGCAACCAATTGATCGCAAAAGGACTCACTGAGCAAGAAATCAAAAATACAGAAGAAAAAGATAAACGCTATTATACAGAGATATCTTTAACAGACCCCCAAGGAGGAAAAAGAACCTTTCTCAGAACAGCATCATATGACGCTAGAGAAAAAGCAGAAGAAGTGGCACATTTGGTATTACTCGATTTTGCAAACACTAAAGATCCTTTACTCACCTCTTCTTATGTTACTTATCTCAAAAAAACAAATCCAGAATACGCAGAATTACAAAAAAATCTTGACCCCAACAATATAATAGAAAAAACTTTAGCTCAAATCGAAAGCATTGCACACCAGCAAGATAGCCTTAGCGAGGCTATCAATGAAAAAAAACGCGCACATACTTCTTTTGTAAGAGCAAAATTAAAAGCAAGCTTGTATGAAAACAATCAATTGAGTTTAACGGCCTCAGGCAATCTCCCAAGCTCAACACAGAGCACTGACGATCTAAGCAGAAAAATTGCAAAGTTAGATCAAGAAATTGCCACCTTAAAAGCCGAAGAAGAGGCGCTTGATCGGACAGCAACAGAGCTTTCAGTAACATTAGAAACCTCTCTTGAAAACGAGGCTATTAGAAAAAAAATACAAGCCATTCATGAAGAAGAAATCGCAAAACTTAAACAACAAGCACACGAGTGCTATTGGGATATCGGTGGTG is part of the Candidatus Berkiella cookevillensis genome and harbors:
- a CDS encoding HIT domain-containing protein, with the protein product MAQNCLFCDMATGKLATNKVYEDDHIFVINDIRPKARVHLLVIPKIHIASLLEVQEEHSDLMGYIMTSLKNFAKEQNIDAFRTVINAGADSGQEIFHLHFHLLGGGALPKF
- the tatA gene encoding twin-arginine translocase TatA/TatE family subunit; translated protein: MGISGISPGSLLLILLIVVLLFGTKKLRTLGEDFGKALQGFKKGLNESDKPDTEQ
- the tatC gene encoding twin-arginine translocase subunit TatC, producing the protein MINADTLNHIIELKKRLLSSVLVFGVAFLAIFVFCRPLFDLLTQPILKFLPNSYQIISTQIMTPFTVLMKFSVFLALIIVIPYLLFQLWSFIAPGLYQHEKKIFFPLLLLSTILFYMGGLFAFFVVCPLALNFFYHFAPSDIKVMTDLGAYFGFISNLMLIFAFSFQIPIVIFSLLYFNLISIEQYVQKRPYIIVGCFVIGMLLTPPDVISQILLAVPLLILFELGAWLSKIFKTTKVVAQ